One Candidatus Devosia phytovorans genomic window carries:
- a CDS encoding DJ-1/PfpI family protein, producing the protein MTTIVTILTEGYADWETALLNAAARSHYGIETRFATPGGVPVTSAGGLRVSPDLAVEDIDTAAIDALVVNGGEAWSREDAPDISAALVAARDAGKVVGGICDGTLTLAKAGLLDAVSHTSNSADNLPKTGYRGAAHYQDQPQAVVAGKIITAPGTAPVSFMGGVMQALGLRDGNLDFYIGMYGAEHAQG; encoded by the coding sequence ATGACCACGATCGTGACCATTCTGACCGAGGGCTATGCCGATTGGGAAACCGCATTGCTCAATGCAGCGGCCCGCAGCCACTATGGCATCGAGACCAGGTTTGCCACGCCGGGCGGTGTGCCCGTGACGTCGGCCGGTGGGCTCAGGGTGTCGCCGGATCTGGCGGTGGAGGATATCGACACTGCTGCGATCGATGCGCTGGTGGTCAATGGCGGCGAGGCCTGGAGCCGGGAGGATGCGCCCGACATTTCTGCCGCGCTGGTCGCAGCACGCGATGCGGGCAAGGTGGTGGGCGGGATTTGCGACGGCACACTGACCTTGGCCAAGGCGGGCCTGCTCGATGCGGTCAGCCACACATCCAACAGTGCCGACAACCTGCCTAAGACGGGCTATCGCGGCGCGGCCCACTATCAGGACCAGCCCCAGGCGGTTGTCGCCGGCAAGATCATCACCGCGCCCGGCACCGCGCCGGTCAGTTTCATGGGTGGAGTGATGCAGGCGCTGGGCCTGCGCGACGGCAATCTCGATTTCTACATCGGCATGTATGGCGCCGAGCATGCGCAGGGCTGA
- a CDS encoding formate/nitrite transporter family protein, whose protein sequence is MDYVAPKDFVTKMIDAGEAKVFMSTRDTLIRAFMAGAILALAAAFAITITTQTGQPLLGAVLFPVGFILLYLMGFDLLTGVFTLVPLALIDKRPGVTFKGVLRNWGLVFTGNFAGALTVALMMAIIVTFGFSQAPDAVGEKIGHIGEGRTVGYAAHGAAGMLTLFIRAVLCNWMVSTGVVAAMMSTSVSGKVIGMWMPIMLFFYMGFEHSIVNMFLFPSGLMLGGNFSIMDYLIWNEIPTVVGNLVGGLTFVGLTLYITHSRTAPRRQVSVRKGQLDASVVPAE, encoded by the coding sequence ATGGACTATGTAGCCCCCAAGGACTTCGTCACCAAAATGATCGACGCCGGTGAGGCCAAGGTCTTCATGTCGACGCGCGACACCCTGATCCGCGCCTTCATGGCCGGAGCCATATTGGCGCTGGCGGCCGCCTTTGCCATTACCATCACCACCCAGACCGGCCAGCCCCTGCTGGGTGCCGTCCTCTTCCCCGTTGGCTTCATCCTGCTCTATCTGATGGGGTTTGACCTGCTCACCGGCGTCTTCACTCTCGTTCCCCTTGCCCTCATCGACAAGCGCCCCGGCGTCACCTTCAAGGGTGTGCTGCGCAACTGGGGTTTGGTCTTTACCGGCAATTTCGCCGGCGCTTTGACCGTAGCGCTGATGATGGCCATCATCGTCACCTTCGGCTTCAGCCAGGCGCCCGATGCGGTGGGCGAAAAGATCGGCCATATCGGGGAAGGCCGCACCGTGGGCTATGCCGCCCATGGCGCTGCCGGCATGCTGACGCTCTTTATCCGTGCGGTGCTCTGCAACTGGATGGTCTCTACCGGCGTCGTCGCCGCCATGATGTCCACCTCGGTTTCGGGCAAGGTCATCGGCATGTGGATGCCTATCATGCTGTTCTTCTACATGGGTTTCGAGCATTCCATCGTGAACATGTTCCTCTTCCCCTCGGGCCTCATGCTGGGCGGCAACTTCTCGATCATGGACTATCTGATCTGGAACGAGATTCCGACCGTGGTCGGCAATCTGGTCGGCGGCCTGACCTTTGTGGGCCTGACGCTTTACATCACCCATTCCCGCACCGCGCCACGCCGCCAGGTGAGTGTCCGGAAGGGGCAGCTCGACGCCAGCGTCGTCCCTGCCGAATAA
- the nirB gene encoding nitrite reductase large subunit NirB, with protein MAQKLVIIGAGMASGCMLEHLFETDHGYEVTLFGAEPRGNYNRIMLSPVLAGEKAYEDIVTHDAAWYTANGVDTRFGHAVTKIDRQSRTVFANGVETPYDKLVVATGSAPFILPVAGRDLPGVRAFRDLDDVNAMLTAADRPGSRAVVIGGGLLGLEAAAALRGRGMSVTVLHLAGHLMDRQLDPAAGYLLERELTSRGIKVHCRAHTKAILGIDRVEAVLLEDGTIYEADLVVMAAGIRPETRLATDAGIEVQRGVVVDAAMRTSDPDILALGECVEHDGAVYGLVAPLYDMAKVAAKTLTGAAAAFSAPKTATQLKVTGVSLYSAGDFAEGEGREEIVLRNAASGIYKRVVLAGNKVIGTVLYGDTGDGAWFFDLIKRGTDITQLRDTLIYGQSYGGGAVADPLAAVAALPADAEICGCNGVCKGKITETITARGLTSLDDVRAHTKASASCGSCTGLVEKLIMATLGDAYNPAAIQPMCNCTALGHDEVRRLIVAQDLTSIPAVMQELGWKTSCGCAKCRPALNYYLIASWPGAYEDDGQSRYINERVHANIQKDGTYSVVPRMFGGITNVKELRAIADVAEKFEVPTIKVTGGQRIDLLGVKKEDLPAVWADLNAAGMVSGAAYAKGLRTVKTCVGSDWCRFGTQDSTGLGIRIEKFMWGSWTPAKLKLAVSGCPRNCAEATCKDIGVICVDSGYEIHFGGAAGLDIRGTEVLGHAKTEDETIGIIAALTQLYREQGRYLERIYKWMKRVGIPSIKEAVIEDATRRRALFDRFVFSQQFAQVDPWEERVNGKDAHEFAAMAEFAMLEAAE; from the coding sequence ATGGCTCAAAAACTCGTCATCATCGGCGCCGGCATGGCCTCGGGCTGCATGCTCGAGCATCTGTTTGAAACCGACCACGGCTATGAGGTGACCCTGTTCGGCGCCGAACCGCGCGGCAATTACAACCGCATCATGCTTTCGCCTGTGCTCGCCGGCGAGAAGGCCTATGAGGACATAGTAACCCATGACGCCGCCTGGTACACGGCCAATGGTGTCGATACCCGCTTCGGCCATGCCGTTACCAAGATCGACCGGCAGTCCAGGACTGTCTTCGCCAATGGCGTTGAAACCCCTTACGACAAGCTGGTCGTGGCCACCGGCTCGGCCCCCTTCATCCTTCCCGTCGCCGGCCGCGACCTGCCCGGTGTGCGTGCCTTCCGCGATCTCGACGACGTCAATGCGATGCTCACCGCAGCCGATCGTCCGGGCAGCCGGGCCGTGGTGATCGGTGGTGGCCTGCTGGGACTTGAGGCCGCCGCGGCCCTGCGCGGGCGCGGCATGAGCGTGACCGTGTTGCACCTGGCCGGGCACCTGATGGATCGCCAGCTCGATCCGGCAGCAGGATATCTGCTGGAGCGAGAACTCACCAGCCGCGGCATCAAGGTGCATTGCCGCGCGCATACCAAAGCTATTCTCGGCATTGATCGAGTCGAGGCTGTGCTGCTCGAGGATGGCACGATCTACGAAGCCGATCTCGTCGTTATGGCCGCCGGCATTCGTCCCGAAACGCGCCTCGCCACCGACGCCGGCATCGAAGTGCAGCGCGGTGTCGTCGTCGATGCCGCCATGCGCACTTCCGACCCGGATATTCTGGCGCTGGGCGAATGTGTCGAGCACGACGGTGCCGTCTATGGCCTCGTCGCCCCGCTCTATGACATGGCCAAGGTGGCAGCAAAAACGCTGACCGGGGCGGCTGCTGCCTTTTCTGCCCCCAAGACCGCCACCCAGCTCAAGGTCACCGGCGTCAGCCTCTATTCGGCGGGTGATTTCGCTGAAGGCGAGGGGCGCGAGGAGATCGTACTGCGCAATGCCGCCTCGGGCATCTACAAGCGCGTCGTCCTCGCCGGCAACAAGGTCATCGGCACGGTGCTCTATGGCGATACCGGCGACGGCGCCTGGTTCTTCGACCTCATCAAACGCGGCACCGATATCACCCAGCTGCGCGACACGCTGATCTATGGCCAGTCCTATGGCGGTGGTGCAGTGGCAGATCCGCTGGCTGCGGTGGCAGCACTGCCGGCCGATGCTGAAATCTGCGGCTGCAACGGCGTCTGCAAGGGCAAGATCACCGAGACGATCACCGCCCGGGGCCTGACCTCGCTCGACGATGTGCGCGCCCATACCAAGGCGTCCGCCTCCTGCGGCTCCTGCACCGGGCTGGTCGAGAAGCTGATCATGGCAACGCTTGGCGATGCCTATAACCCTGCCGCCATCCAGCCGATGTGCAATTGCACCGCGCTCGGCCATGACGAAGTCCGCCGGCTGATCGTCGCACAGGATCTGACCTCAATTCCCGCCGTGATGCAGGAGCTGGGCTGGAAGACCTCCTGCGGTTGCGCCAAGTGCCGGCCGGCGCTCAATTACTATCTCATCGCCAGCTGGCCGGGCGCATATGAGGATGATGGCCAGAGCCGTTACATCAACGAGCGCGTCCACGCCAATATCCAGAAAGACGGCACCTATTCGGTCGTGCCGCGCATGTTCGGCGGCATCACCAATGTCAAGGAACTGCGCGCCATTGCCGATGTGGCGGAAAAGTTCGAGGTGCCCACGATCAAGGTCACCGGCGGCCAGCGCATCGATCTGCTGGGCGTCAAGAAGGAAGACCTGCCCGCCGTCTGGGCCGACCTCAATGCCGCCGGAATGGTATCGGGCGCCGCCTACGCCAAGGGGCTGCGAACGGTCAAGACCTGCGTCGGCTCCGACTGGTGCCGCTTCGGCACCCAGGATTCCACCGGCCTGGGCATTCGCATCGAAAAATTCATGTGGGGCTCGTGGACCCCGGCCAAGCTCAAGCTCGCCGTCTCCGGCTGCCCGCGCAATTGCGCCGAGGCCACCTGCAAGGACATCGGCGTGATCTGCGTCGATAGTGGCTACGAAATCCATTTCGGTGGCGCTGCCGGCCTCGATATCCGGGGCACCGAAGTGCTCGGGCATGCGAAAACCGAGGACGAAACCATCGGGATCATCGCGGCCCTCACCCAGCTCTACCGCGAACAGGGTCGCTATCTCGAACGCATCTACAAGTGGATGAAGCGCGTCGGTATTCCCTCGATCAAGGAGGCCGTGATCGAGGATGCGACGCGGCGCAGGGCGCTGTTCGACCGCTTCGTTTTTTCCCAGCAATTCGCCCAGGTCGATCCGTGGGAAGAGCGCGTCAACGGCAAGGACGCCCATGAATTCGCCGCCATGGCCGAGTTCGCCATGCTCGAAGCGGCGGAGTAG
- the cysG gene encoding siroheme synthase CysG, with protein MHIVPDHRAETAPLRMAELATLPVFYTLTNKPVIVAGGSDAAAWKAELLVAAGARVTVHAPGACDPQMQALADTGRIVLVQSHWEEADWSGLAMAVGDCEEAEAPALAAHAKAMGVPVNVIDKPAYCSFQFGSIVNRSPLVVGISTTGAAPILGQAVRRRIEMLLPPALAGWAEIARSLRDKVTVLLDHGAERRAFWERLADAAFVEQPNDGAITRWLGEAKKAKSGKVTLVGAGPGDAEYLTIKAVRALQAADVILFDDLVSDDVLELARREAKRILVGKRSGRPSCKQEEINAMMISLAKQGRHVVRLKSGDPMIFGRAGEEIAALEAENIPVQVVPGISAAMALAASLNISLTHRDYAQSVRFVTGHSRHGGLPETLDWRALSDPSTTHVYYMAGQNGAAIAGQLIAHGMPPRTCVAIASNISRPDEVVTYTTLDDMGATLEGASLTGPVLIMVGDVLKRNGKTGSAETTVARAS; from the coding sequence ATGCATATCGTGCCAGACCATCGTGCCGAGACCGCCCCGCTTCGCATGGCCGAGCTGGCCACGCTGCCGGTCTTCTATACGCTCACCAACAAGCCCGTGATCGTTGCCGGCGGCTCGGATGCCGCCGCCTGGAAAGCGGAATTGCTGGTTGCCGCGGGTGCCCGGGTCACCGTCCATGCCCCGGGTGCCTGCGATCCACAAATGCAGGCGCTGGCCGATACGGGCCGGATCGTGCTTGTTCAATCGCACTGGGAGGAGGCGGACTGGAGCGGGCTCGCCATGGCCGTCGGCGATTGCGAGGAGGCCGAGGCACCCGCTTTGGCTGCCCATGCCAAAGCCATGGGCGTGCCGGTCAATGTCATCGACAAGCCGGCATATTGCAGCTTCCAGTTCGGCTCCATCGTCAATCGCTCGCCTCTGGTGGTCGGTATATCGACCACGGGCGCCGCGCCGATCCTCGGGCAGGCTGTGCGCCGCCGCATTGAAATGCTGTTGCCGCCAGCCCTGGCCGGCTGGGCCGAGATTGCCCGCAGCCTGCGCGACAAAGTCACCGTCTTGCTCGACCACGGGGCAGAGCGCCGAGCCTTTTGGGAAAGGCTGGCGGATGCGGCCTTCGTCGAGCAACCCAATGATGGTGCCATCACGCGCTGGCTGGGCGAGGCGAAGAAGGCGAAATCGGGCAAGGTCACCCTGGTTGGTGCCGGTCCGGGCGATGCCGAATATCTCACCATCAAGGCCGTGCGCGCGCTGCAGGCTGCCGATGTCATCCTGTTCGACGACCTCGTATCGGACGATGTGCTTGAGCTGGCGCGCCGCGAGGCCAAGCGCATCCTCGTTGGCAAGCGGAGCGGCCGCCCCAGCTGCAAGCAGGAGGAGATCAATGCTATGATGATCTCGCTGGCAAAGCAGGGCCGCCATGTCGTGCGCCTCAAGTCCGGCGATCCGATGATCTTCGGCCGTGCCGGGGAAGAGATCGCGGCGCTCGAGGCCGAGAATATCCCGGTGCAGGTCGTACCGGGCATCAGTGCGGCCATGGCGCTGGCGGCTAGCCTCAATATATCGCTCACCCATCGCGACTACGCGCAGTCGGTGCGCTTCGTCACTGGCCATTCTCGCCATGGCGGCCTGCCGGAAACGCTGGACTGGCGCGCGCTGAGCGACCCGTCGACTACACATGTTTATTACATGGCCGGCCAGAATGGCGCCGCCATCGCCGGACAATTGATTGCCCACGGTATGCCGCCGCGGACCTGTGTCGCCATCGCCAGCAACATCAGCCGCCCGGACGAGGTCGTGACCTATACCACGCTCGATGACATGGGAGCCACTTTGGAGGGCGCTTCCCTGACAGGCCCAGTTTTGATCATGGTGGGGGACGTGCTCAAGCGGAACGGAAAGACAGGCAGCGCCGAAACAACTGTGGCGCGGGCTTCATAG
- the nirD gene encoding nitrite reductase small subunit NirD — MTHMSPINWIEIGALSDVPRRGARCITTPLGKVAVFRTATDDVYAIDDKCPHKGGPLSQGIVHGVQVTCPLHNWVFSLETGTAQGADEGAVRTYPMRSENGRLFIDATILAAATAA, encoded by the coding sequence ATGACCCACATGTCCCCCATCAACTGGATCGAAATCGGCGCTCTCAGCGATGTGCCGCGCCGCGGCGCCCGCTGCATCACCACCCCGCTCGGCAAGGTGGCGGTTTTCCGCACCGCCACTGACGACGTCTATGCGATCGACGACAAGTGCCCGCACAAGGGCGGCCCTTTGAGCCAGGGTATCGTCCATGGCGTCCAGGTCACCTGTCCGCTGCACAATTGGGTGTTTTCGCTCGAAACCGGCACCGCCCAGGGCGCCGACGAGGGCGCTGTCCGCACCTATCCGATGCGCTCCGAAAACGGACGCCTTTTCATCGACGCCACCATTCTCGCGGCCGCCACGGCCGCCTGA
- a CDS encoding porin family protein, which yields MKRLGIVLSASLLASASAYAADLNWNSAPSNNLYSPSAASSWSGFYIGANGGFAWGNHETRPITGGATTENNSGGGALGATAGYNLDMGGFVLGTEADLQWAAIGYSEDLAGGGEFKSDIDFFGTIRGRAGMTFGQVMPYVTGGFAAGRGTTSEPNGGGATVSQSATHMGWTIGAGLEAQATSNISLKAEYLYVDLGTQEYAGLPSGGLDVTQRFSVVRAGVNYKF from the coding sequence ATGAAGCGCCTTGGCATTGTGCTTTCTGCTTCCCTTCTGGCTTCTGCCTCGGCTTACGCTGCTGACCTCAACTGGAACAGCGCGCCAAGCAATAACCTCTATTCGCCCAGCGCGGCTTCGTCCTGGTCGGGCTTCTACATCGGCGCCAACGGCGGCTTTGCCTGGGGCAACCATGAGACCCGTCCGATCACGGGCGGTGCCACCACCGAGAATAACTCTGGTGGCGGCGCTCTGGGCGCGACGGCCGGTTATAATCTCGACATGGGCGGCTTTGTGCTTGGCACGGAAGCCGATCTGCAGTGGGCAGCTATCGGCTATTCCGAAGATCTCGCCGGCGGCGGCGAGTTCAAGTCCGACATCGACTTTTTCGGTACCATCCGTGGCCGCGCCGGCATGACCTTTGGTCAGGTCATGCCCTATGTCACCGGTGGTTTTGCCGCTGGCCGTGGTACGACCAGCGAGCCCAATGGCGGCGGCGCCACGGTCTCGCAGTCGGCCACCCACATGGGCTGGACCATCGGCGCGGGCCTCGAAGCCCAGGCGACGTCCAACATCTCGCTCAAGGCCGAATATCTCTATGTCGACCTCGGCACCCAGGAATATGCCGGTCTACCAAGCGGCGGTCTCGACGTGACGCAGCGTTTCAGCGTCGTCCGCGCCGGCGTGAACTACAAGTTCTAG
- a CDS encoding AraC family transcriptional regulator, translating to MIDPLAEIVSMLQPSLPFSKMASGSGHWRVDGARDGSPFFAVILEGSTRLSMNGQSDIRLEADDFVLIPAAYTFAMTSDDAPDDGEDPLRVTSLGDETRLGDPSGQPNMRVLIGRLAFGTPDTTLVFALLPCLLLIRGQARLTNLVRMIREESKAERAAKGIVLERLLQLLLIEALRSDAAGLETPGLLRGLADRQLGPAIRLLHEAPSRTWTVDELARAATLSRSVFFDRFQKQTGMAPMEYLLSWRMALAKDMLRRRDGGIKEIARRVGYGSASAFSVAFSKFTGLPPSLYGRAEQTTGV from the coding sequence ATGATCGATCCGCTTGCCGAAATTGTATCCATGCTACAGCCGAGCTTGCCCTTCTCCAAGATGGCGAGCGGGTCCGGCCATTGGCGGGTAGACGGCGCCAGAGATGGCAGCCCCTTCTTCGCTGTCATTCTGGAAGGCTCGACCCGGCTGTCCATGAATGGACAGTCCGATATCCGGCTGGAAGCGGATGACTTCGTCCTCATCCCCGCGGCCTACACCTTCGCCATGACCAGCGATGACGCGCCGGACGATGGCGAAGATCCGTTGCGGGTCACAAGCCTGGGCGACGAAACGCGCCTCGGTGATCCATCAGGGCAGCCCAATATGCGTGTCCTGATCGGCCGGCTTGCCTTTGGAACGCCTGACACAACGCTGGTCTTCGCACTGCTGCCTTGCCTGTTGCTGATCCGCGGCCAGGCCCGTCTCACCAATCTTGTCCGGATGATCCGCGAAGAGTCGAAGGCGGAACGGGCCGCAAAGGGCATCGTGCTCGAGCGCCTCCTCCAACTGCTGCTGATCGAGGCGCTTCGGTCCGATGCCGCCGGCCTTGAAACCCCCGGCCTGCTGCGCGGCCTGGCGGACAGGCAACTCGGCCCCGCCATTCGTCTCCTGCACGAGGCGCCGTCGCGGACCTGGACTGTGGACGAACTGGCGCGTGCGGCGACCCTGTCGCGCTCTGTATTCTTCGACCGTTTCCAGAAGCAGACGGGCATGGCCCCGATGGAATATCTGCTGTCCTGGCGCATGGCTCTGGCCAAGGACATGCTGCGGCGTCGGGACGGTGGCATCAAGGAAATCGCGAGGCGCGTCGGTTATGGCTCGGCCAGTGCCTTTAGCGTGGCCTTCTCAAAATTCACAGGCTTGCCACCCAGCCTCTATGGTCGAGCTGAACAGACCACTGGAGTGTGA
- a CDS encoding D-alanyl-D-alanine carboxypeptidase, producing the protein MLFARRIAIALILALLSLAPARANPMLLVDMDNFNVLYADEAGQPWHPASLTKMMTAYVTFEQIALGKVTLDTPVVISQKAFNEAPSKSGLPVGSALTMKDALYVMLVKSANDVSVAIAETVAGDQASFVTLMNDAAQRMGMTATHYANANGLHNPAQVTSARDMAVLALYIRQSFPQYLPIFGTGTVVLNGKTLESENKLLGSFAGTTGMKTGFVCASGLNMVATVERNGRHMLAVVLGGSSARDRNERAADLVLKGLNGAVQPNGQTVLNLANNVGAAPVDMRPLICGKDAKTYVAGQEAEFPLGLKGQPSNLIDTVVPASYAATDLGRIAVGVNLPRPRPAHIPVFPVPVDEAALTGDLRPGLAGPTASDATPFPRPRPATFQ; encoded by the coding sequence GTGCTGTTTGCCCGTCGTATCGCCATCGCCCTGATCCTGGCCCTGCTGAGCCTTGCGCCGGCGCGCGCCAATCCGATGCTGCTGGTCGATATGGACAATTTCAACGTGCTCTATGCCGATGAGGCTGGCCAGCCCTGGCATCCGGCATCCCTCACAAAGATGATGACCGCCTATGTCACCTTCGAGCAGATCGCGCTCGGCAAGGTCACCCTCGACACACCCGTGGTCATCTCGCAGAAGGCCTTCAACGAGGCGCCGTCAAAATCAGGCCTGCCCGTCGGCTCGGCGCTGACCATGAAGGACGCGCTCTATGTCATGCTGGTCAAATCGGCCAATGACGTCTCGGTAGCCATCGCCGAGACCGTGGCCGGCGACCAGGCAAGCTTTGTCACCCTGATGAATGACGCGGCCCAGCGCATGGGCATGACCGCCACGCATTATGCCAATGCCAACGGGCTGCACAACCCGGCCCAAGTCACCTCGGCCCGAGACATGGCCGTGCTCGCCCTCTATATCCGCCAGAGCTTTCCGCAATATCTGCCCATCTTCGGCACCGGCACCGTGGTGCTGAACGGCAAGACCCTCGAATCGGAAAACAAGCTGCTCGGCAGCTTTGCCGGCACCACCGGCATGAAGACCGGTTTCGTTTGCGCCTCGGGTCTCAACATGGTGGCCACCGTCGAACGCAATGGCCGCCACATGCTGGCCGTGGTGCTGGGTGGTTCCTCCGCCCGCGACCGCAACGAACGCGCCGCCGATCTCGTGCTCAAGGGCCTCAATGGCGCCGTCCAGCCAAATGGACAGACCGTGCTGAACCTCGCCAACAATGTTGGCGCCGCGCCCGTCGACATGCGCCCGCTGATTTGCGGCAAGGATGCCAAGACCTATGTAGCCGGCCAGGAAGCCGAATTTCCGCTCGGCCTCAAGGGCCAGCCATCCAACCTGATCGACACTGTGGTGCCCGCCTCCTATGCCGCAACGGACCTCGGCCGCATCGCCGTTGGCGTCAACCTGCCGCGCCCGCGCCCCGCACATATTCCGGTGTTCCCCGTGCCGGTCGATGAGGCCGCATTGACTGGTGATCTGCGTCCAGGTCTTGCGGGGCCAACCGCCAGCGACGCCACGCCATTCCCGCGACCGCGCCCGGCGACTTTTCAGTAG
- a CDS encoding helix-turn-helix domain-containing protein — MSLHDTSKSANCHAMSDVLNRIGDKWSVMVVGMLGRNGTLRFNELKRMINGVSQRMLTLTLRNLERDGLVTRTIYPEVPPRVEYGLTEMGKTLDGPISKLWDWSAEHHTAILEARDVYDARENAVAAAEPRKVAYAQ; from the coding sequence ATGTCCCTGCACGATACGTCCAAGTCCGCCAATTGCCACGCCATGAGCGATGTTCTCAATCGCATCGGCGACAAGTGGAGCGTGATGGTGGTCGGCATGCTCGGCCGCAATGGCACGCTGCGCTTCAACGAGCTCAAGCGCATGATCAATGGCGTCAGCCAGCGCATGCTGACGCTGACGCTGCGCAATCTCGAACGCGATGGCCTGGTCACCCGCACCATCTATCCCGAAGTGCCGCCGCGCGTCGAATATGGCCTGACCGAAATGGGCAAGACGCTGGATGGCCCGATCAGCAAGCTGTGGGACTGGTCGGCCGAGCACCACACGGCGATTCTCGAAGCCCGTGACGTCTACGACGCCCGCGAGAATGCCGTTGCCGCGGCGGAGCCGCGCAAGGTCGCCTACGCGCAGTAG
- a CDS encoding ANTAR domain-containing protein, whose translation MSDALSILVIDDNAIRASIIEAGLREAGHQRVQVMVDIEDVAKKIGAIAPDVVIIDLENPNRDVLEHFFALSRSLKRPIAMFVDKADLSSIEAAVDAGVSAYVVDGLRKDRVKPILDMAILRFRAFSRMQDELDAARSELQGRKVVDKAKGILMTSKGISEEQAYGLLRSAAMNQNRKIAEIAQSLVTASELLGP comes from the coding sequence ATGTCCGACGCGCTCTCTATCCTTGTCATCGATGACAATGCCATACGCGCCTCGATCATCGAGGCGGGATTGCGCGAGGCCGGGCATCAACGCGTGCAGGTCATGGTCGATATCGAGGACGTAGCTAAGAAGATCGGCGCCATCGCGCCCGATGTCGTCATCATCGATCTTGAAAACCCCAACCGCGACGTGCTCGAGCATTTCTTCGCGCTCTCGCGCAGCCTAAAGCGCCCCATCGCAATGTTTGTCGACAAGGCGGACCTCAGCTCCATCGAAGCCGCGGTGGATGCGGGCGTTTCAGCCTATGTGGTCGATGGATTGCGCAAGGACCGCGTCAAACCCATTCTCGACATGGCCATCCTGCGCTTTCGCGCCTTTTCGCGCATGCAGGACGAGCTGGACGCTGCACGCTCAGAACTGCAGGGACGCAAGGTCGTGGACAAGGCAAAAGGCATTCTCATGACGTCCAAGGGCATTTCGGAAGAACAAGCCTATGGTCTGCTGCGCAGTGCCGCCATGAACCAGAACCGCAAGATCGCCGAAATCGCCCAGAGCCTGGTGACGGCGTCCGAACTGCTCGGGCCATAG
- a CDS encoding CmpA/NrtA family ABC transporter substrate-binding protein, with protein sequence MGLTQITLGFAPLLDSAVLIAAQEKGFAEAEGLSLKLVRETSWANIRDRVAIGHFDAAHMLGPMPLSANLGLTPLDAPLIAPMALGLGGNAITVSNALWDDMAAAGAPADGSASGSGVALRKVISRRAEQGLPRLRFGVVHRESGHNYELRYWLAASGVDPDRDIEIMVVPPSFQPDALASHRTDAYCVGEPWGSVAVARGIGRIVTTKSAIWRLSPEKVLGTRVQWANRYPEQLAALIRALTRAARWCGDPDNAPALAELLSRDDRLGLPAELLLRPLSGNLLIGSDEECQVDEFFVPFLRAANFPWVSHAMWFYSQMVRWGQVEHTPENAAKARASYRPDLFRAALAGQGIAVPSANAKIEGALTEPTIVGAAGGTLTLGPDGFFDGMQFDLDHLDDYIASQKR encoded by the coding sequence ATGGGGCTGACGCAGATCACTCTTGGCTTTGCGCCGCTGCTCGACAGCGCCGTGCTGATCGCGGCGCAGGAAAAAGGCTTTGCCGAGGCCGAAGGGCTGTCGCTCAAGCTGGTGCGCGAAACATCCTGGGCCAATATCCGCGATCGCGTGGCCATCGGCCATTTCGATGCCGCCCATATGCTGGGGCCGATGCCGCTCAGTGCCAATCTGGGCCTCACCCCGCTCGATGCGCCGCTGATTGCCCCTATGGCACTGGGGCTCGGTGGCAATGCCATTACCGTGTCCAACGCGCTCTGGGACGACATGGCGGCCGCCGGGGCACCGGCCGATGGCTCGGCCTCAGGCTCAGGCGTCGCGCTGCGGAAGGTGATTTCGCGCCGGGCAGAACAGGGCCTGCCGCGCCTGCGTTTTGGCGTGGTGCATCGCGAAAGCGGGCACAATTACGAATTGCGCTACTGGCTGGCGGCCTCGGGTGTCGATCCGGATCGCGACATAGAGATTATGGTCGTGCCGCCATCTTTCCAGCCCGATGCCTTGGCGTCGCACCGCACGGACGCCTACTGCGTTGGCGAGCCATGGGGTTCGGTGGCTGTCGCCCGGGGTATCGGCCGCATCGTCACCACCAAGTCCGCAATCTGGCGGCTGAGCCCGGAAAAGGTGCTGGGCACCCGCGTGCAATGGGCCAATCGCTATCCCGAGCAGCTTGCAGCCCTCATTCGCGCCCTGACCCGCGCCGCCCGCTGGTGCGGCGATCCTGACAATGCGCCGGCCCTGGCCGAGCTCCTGTCGCGTGACGACCGGCTCGGACTGCCTGCCGAGCTGTTGCTGCGCCCGCTATCGGGAAACTTGCTGATCGGGTCGGACGAAGAGTGCCAGGTCGACGAATTCTTCGTGCCCTTCCTGCGCGCCGCCAATTTTCCCTGGGTCAGCCACGCCATGTGGTTCTATTCCCAGATGGTGCGCTGGGGGCAGGTCGAGCATACGCCTGAAAATGCCGCCAAAGCGCGAGCCAGCTATCGCCCGGATCTGTTCCGCGCAGCGCTGGCCGGGCAGGGGATTGCCGTGCCCTCGGCCAATGCCAAGATCGAAGGCGCGCTCACCGAACCCACCATTGTCGGCGCCGCCGGCGGCACGTTGACCCTTGGCCCCGACGGGTTCTTCGATGGCATGCAATTCGACCTCGATCACCTCGATGATTATATCGCGAGCCAGAAGCGCTGA